One part of the Nicotiana tomentosiformis unplaced genomic scaffold, ASM39032v3 Un00105, whole genome shotgun sequence genome encodes these proteins:
- the LOC138903880 gene encoding uncharacterized protein, producing the protein MDHKSHMYIFKQKELNLRQRRWLELLKDYDVDILYHPGNENVVADALRRRSMGSLSYLQPEKWGIAHEIHKFAILGVRLLDLGDIGIIIQDTTTSSLVTKVKERQYEDPVLVHYRDTTPKKEKTPFEITEDGVLRYLGR; encoded by the coding sequence atggatcataagagccacatgtatatcttcaagcaaaaggaattgaatttacgtcaaaggagatggttggagctacttaaagattatgacgttgatattttataccatccggggaatgAGAACGTGGTAGCCGATGCCCTCAgacgtagatctatgggtagcctgtcatatttacagccagagaagtggggaatagcccatgagattcataaGTTTGCTATTCTTGGAGTTCGGTTACTGGACTTAGGTGATATTGGAATTATTATTCAGGATacaacaacatcctctttagtaactaaagtgaaggaacgccaatacgaggatcctgtgttagttcattatagggataccacccctaagaaggagaagacaccatttgagattacagaagatggggtcctcagatatctAGGACGATAA